One part of the Coleofasciculus chthonoplastes PCC 7420 genome encodes these proteins:
- a CDS encoding dynamin family protein — translation MTQPNLLVSLEQLEALTGCDEHLQFAIEVIAHSDISESIRAELHQQIDRIQQRRQDPYLYLAIVGEFSSGKSTLINALLRDDLLKTSALVATTAATRLRHGDELIVETSFKGSRPGILKTKKNAKQITVPWLAGVDGIDTRHFIHVVTSQDEVAKEVASLTIYHPASFLANNIVIIDTPGTNATNPKHGAITRRIIESEADAAVVVIPATTPLSQTLVNFLADSLHPFLHRCIFVVTKMDQIRKREQKVLIENIENRLKNALGIKKAVIFAAAPQIIIDDLTGEEDIPEHLLLWQDRFSELETLLQQRLRRERILSIAENVLRLLTRLLEQLEGYLLVQWEQYETCQATIKSETIQDLNSFAIEQHRVCRRMIENAIYKTAARISVCIAEHQEKTRSNIHNAISDVNNLGELDSVVQTKAEALLKEGQQYLQNDLQGEFDKLSQAAQKAELYFDGKFSEAYRRLQALGKNWRITIDSRSSSVKLNTSDVFTSMQSYQSELDEKDGKTVMKGGATGAVVGSLILPGVGTVVGGVVGFFLSGFFMPSLDERKQKLWEQLYPNLDTYFDVVKKQAQEAMQTYARKAMVALDQQIDQYIKQYKAVVDVMLEEQREELQRLHQLQSSTKSNLSEIERRKKALSAQQQRLAEITV, via the coding sequence ATGACTCAGCCGAATTTACTGGTGTCCCTCGAACAACTAGAAGCATTAACAGGGTGTGATGAGCATTTGCAGTTTGCGATAGAGGTTATTGCTCACTCCGATATTTCTGAATCGATACGTGCTGAATTGCACCAACAGATTGACCGCATTCAGCAGCGGCGACAAGACCCCTACCTTTACTTAGCCATAGTTGGGGAATTTTCTAGTGGCAAGAGTACCTTGATTAACGCTCTGCTACGGGACGATTTGCTCAAAACATCAGCTCTGGTTGCCACCACTGCCGCTACTCGACTACGGCATGGTGATGAGCTCATAGTAGAAACCTCTTTCAAAGGTTCGCGACCAGGGATACTTAAGACCAAGAAGAATGCCAAGCAAATCACTGTCCCCTGGCTAGCGGGAGTTGATGGTATTGATACTAGACATTTTATTCATGTGGTCACTTCTCAAGATGAAGTAGCCAAAGAAGTGGCATCTCTGACCATCTACCATCCAGCTAGCTTCTTGGCTAACAACATTGTGATTATTGATACACCGGGGACTAATGCGACTAACCCCAAACATGGAGCCATTACCCGCAGAATCATTGAAAGTGAAGCAGATGCAGCAGTTGTGGTTATTCCAGCTACCACACCACTCTCACAGACTCTGGTCAATTTTCTCGCCGATTCACTACACCCCTTTTTGCATCGGTGCATTTTTGTTGTTACTAAAATGGATCAAATTCGCAAACGAGAACAGAAGGTTCTAATCGAAAATATTGAAAATCGGCTCAAAAATGCTTTGGGCATCAAGAAAGCCGTTATCTTTGCTGCCGCGCCTCAAATTATCATTGATGACCTCACAGGAGAAGAAGATATCCCTGAACATTTATTACTCTGGCAAGACAGGTTCAGTGAGTTAGAAACTTTACTACAGCAGAGGCTTCGCCGTGAAAGAATTCTAAGCATTGCCGAAAATGTACTGCGCTTGTTGACCAGACTCTTGGAACAATTGGAAGGTTATTTACTTGTTCAGTGGGAGCAGTATGAAACTTGTCAAGCTACCATTAAAAGTGAAACGATTCAAGATCTTAATTCGTTTGCAATTGAGCAACATCGAGTCTGCCGCCGAATGATTGAGAATGCTATTTATAAAACGGCTGCAAGAATCAGCGTCTGCATCGCCGAACATCAAGAAAAAACTCGCTCGAATATCCATAACGCGATTTCGGATGTTAATAATTTGGGCGAACTGGACAGTGTTGTCCAAACTAAAGCTGAAGCTCTTTTAAAAGAAGGTCAGCAGTATCTCCAAAATGACCTGCAAGGGGAGTTTGATAAACTTTCACAAGCGGCACAAAAAGCGGAGCTTTACTTTGACGGCAAATTTTCCGAGGCATATCGTCGGCTTCAAGCTCTTGGCAAGAACTGGAGGATAACCATAGACTCAAGGAGTAGTAGCGTAAAACTTAATACATCCGATGTTTTTACATCAATGCAATCATACCAAAGTGAACTAGATGAGAAGGATGGTAAAACTGTCATGAAAGGTGGGGCAACAGGTGCAGTAGTTGGTAGCCTGATTTTGCCCGGTGTTGGTACTGTCGTGGGAGGAGTTGTTGGCTTTTTCCTGTCTGGTTTTTTTATGCCTTCCCTTGATGAACGCAAGCAAAAGCTTTGGGAGCAACTATACCCTAACCTTGATACTTACTTTGACGTTGTCAAGAAACAAGCTCAAGAAGCTATGCAGACCTACGCACGAAAAGCAATGGTTGCACTAGACCAGCAAATTGATCAGTACATAAAACAGTATAAAGCAGTTGTTGATGTAATGTTAGAGGAACAAAGAGAGGAATTACAGCGGTTGCATCAGTTACAATCTTCAACTAAAAGCAATCTCTCAGAGATAGAGCGACGCAAAAAAGCTTTGTCTGCACAACAGCAAAGATTAGCAGAAATTACTGTATGA